A DNA window from Anastrepha ludens isolate Willacy chromosome 6, idAnaLude1.1, whole genome shotgun sequence contains the following coding sequences:
- the LOC128866435 gene encoding mucin-2, which produces MRLYVLWLLTAAALLTATTRAAHVREASSGSLVSNYANDPRPDAVNEETSDILGTGGAYEFRLPQPQLNKQQQHQHQHKTKRPNTTATYVTTTKTSSTSSSSSTSSTSSSSGGSGIANHISTKGTTTRPAGSTTAISGNKAANVTSSVTRPASTTQQSVFAYNVSMTPQQPPIHTAAPDVANDETAVTFSSEKDGDSSKKIIGSSVVTSVSVILNGDEPEFTDALGHKVPKPQPSLQVASPIDLLNPDRYEFYTFDENGELVKRLMTMEEIQSIVANGDGENSSIIQHVPIDDREPEKNVQDIVDSVQNVLNKEVESNKNISKDALPILDTPDVSSSWSMILPAIFGNGGGSDIFPQQKPQQIVMTPDSELLETSTSVVSNTHVTKRPKPNKRKPGQKRKPTTPAPTTTSTAITPQVVQEELDPHDSVYTGMQQYQNVAANMQHFDGFSQLQMQPIYHKLPEYTQMDTTTRRVFVNNQEIIQSVATIRPIVAEDKVELDESYGKRPPVVVHKRPVAPHRHKTPNGGDGSSTTKKPAGAHNKQKIKKKPSTTTTTTTTPVPTTTSTTTTTTTPEPTTTTSTTTTTTTTTTTTTTPAPTTTTTTTTTPAPTTTTPAPTTTTTTTQKPTAPKKKKKKPTRQPAPGTGKPHPAGEKRKPATGKPRPTSVTQHNAHKHQQAGNGEHTGDKHHPAADVPEPAPTTIEPTISKHNNTLSHKPNRTRPRPHKKPIPSTTTTTTTTPVPTTTTTSTTTTTTTTTPAPTTTTTTTTTEAPTTTTSTENTLVVEHFPGYHPIHVKPSHANKRPGVSVYPVPDYKPETLEAQEAAVESDTADYGQFKRKPLPSLAQIQQQHHKPADKPILLEDQNTMSSFDQIMESLKEELTQKTETDINESSASESRPVTDIPLEAPITEAPLFASADSSSVPHSGANVEQAENITIHPQFANTMRPLTVVATAEEATKKTTTQAILDQDASQEQIEQEISDSTNISEYSIEEKEPVESEPGTVGNLENQETDKNGGDLSHVVKFEPLYADVQEPIVTEVTTVSSLVEDDTTVVEVIDEVDVQTVHSSTPLAGGSSTEYHAPPIMHSPVTQKVAGMIAEDSLSTEPPPQVADLKPHLNMDVLKPMDQINMSDFQTQAATVASTLVDGTNTVASDPLMNTNETRSEIDFLMSDVIQQMTGQKIDSDRPDPIEDGNRLTNFAQLNSSFLLKPSQSAMEQSNVDDSLPVYGGITITSSATIPSPAKVSAEVASVKPMLVPTTEPLSQAEYEQTTEIDTTTEYTETYTSQEDVKIEAEKTDDKLDSTENLEKEHKAELSMENTEKEETEHTPEIQQEILDKNEAKYSDQTQLDASEKYEVEHNVPTQANSIEKEEMGHNTQKQDIVEHKTELQPESSEKYKVVDKPLIQIVSPEEDKVVAPISEGVAQETTTVEVLIPSLSHIYESQQQEFEDKEALYSAEKGKEPTQSDVTQTQQSNISSEPLNESETILMEEQMSAEGSKEEKKEEMTSAEVIITEIEKTNETEMEKPSKQNGSGENPTQAEFAETTEEFTVQTETNLMDEVTEKFMTEKEEPSEEHSSAEALEETTSEVGVDNKLEMQAMQSTEVPNETKETQTSHSKEEVEEQANLQNESTEEDASESNKSDTVEAVSLASENNFSEKDDSEKGPTESFTNETTKTDSEDTNEKESKEKESLEKDQTSDHIVTITADINDIVAEETNYSVTKPDSTESYDSSTEKETTAMEEDNVTNAANLQLQYTNVPTTEKYVTTEEEEGSSEAIEIEVTTNQSVDQSITSEKVTSADENEDAEPETATDVTIMISDEIDSTESDEDPYIKLGESTTKYTEKPIKEDDNGMDAEEDSSSAEETDIEVTSPTLPQVIQLAVSEPPKAAEVAPPKLADAESEKAVEVITTKPEIDINTSQEAELPETTEHIPIEQTSKPIQTSVTQQRPQISQLNYNYRPDPQNPLDAGDQTTYIIPRFPTIPVLAALSTPMGGVASSTSTSSTTSTSTTTTTTTSTPKPTPTTTTTKRVHTLKPVSYYNKQSGINAAKPAEPTKIIPYAASTTQQRPMQRPAQLNNLMATSTQATRPPVKMEPSPSNSKGLEASITNLDEDLQSFVKLCNELAFSYWKSITSEKISSARSLVVSPFALTSMLSMVFLGARGSTSGEMNEVLKLDDMVTFNPHLVFRNITDSVEHATDSDIATTAFVREIFSDRANGKILQFFKEKTQQFYSGHVEEVNFHVVNDVIRRRTNLLVKRHTMGKVLEYLRTNSLWVNGPLATISANLFQTDCKRGSTQLTDGEMFFQVHPSVRQRRLIPIPAVLYKSGFTAGYEPNLDSTIVAFGSIQDTVSIVYVMPGHQSTLSPAESLERLERELVEQAFSKNAWSKILTSLMDRPGMEVQLPRFSHRSFVNASLGLQKMGLKGLFKSDYADLRGLTGSSNRDIYLSDVIQINTFSTCGEEKIADHHHVEMYPAPPLRKRNKDLGANDDGAYDSSEAVIDFGSLVHDSALGRGFYDDLLDPKYLELPLSLRPRQARVPDAPRLRFDKPFLYFVRHNPTGIILFMGRFNPRLLP; this is translated from the exons ATGCGTTTGTACGTGTTGTGGCTGCTGACAGCTGCCGCGCTGCTAACGGCAACCACTCGAGCGGCGCACGTGCGAGAAGCGAGCAGTGGCAGCTTGGTTAGCAACTATGCAAATGATCCGCGACCTGATGCTGTGAACGAGGAAACAAGTGACATTTTGGGCACTGGTGGTGCCTACGAATTTCGTTTACCACAACCGCAGCTAAACAAACAGCAACAGCATCAACATCAACATAAAACAAAGCGGCCCAACACTACCGCCACTTATGTAACCACAACAAAAACGAGCAGCaccagcagcagtagcagcactAGTAGTACTAGCAGCAGTAGCGGTGGCAGCGGTATTGCCAATCACATTTCAACAAAAGGGACTACCACACGCCCGGCCGGCTCCACTACCGCCATAAGTGGCAACAAAGCTGCCAATGTCACTTCCTCTGTCACGAGGCCTGCATCAACCACTCAACAGTCGGTCTTTGCTTATAATGTATCGATGACACCACAGCAGCCGCCAATCCATACAGCAGCGCCAGATGTTGCTAATGACGAAACGGCAGTGACCTTCAGTTCTGAGAAGGATGGTGATTCATCAAAGAAAATTATCGGCTCCAG CGTGGTAACCTCCGTTTCGGTAATACTCAATGGTGATGAGCCAGAATTCACTGATGCCCTTGGCCACAAAGTGCCGAAGCCGCAGCCATCTCTTCAAGTAGCCAGCCCCATCGATCTTCTCAACCCTGATCGCTATGAATTCTACACATTCGATGAGAATGGTGAGCTGGTGAAACGCCTAATGACAATGGAAGAAATACAGAGTATTGTGGCAAACGGAGATGGTGAAAACTCATCCATTATACAGCATGTGCCCATAGATGATCGTGAACCGGAAAAGAATGTCCAAGACATAGTTGATAGTGTGCAGAATGTTTTGAATAAGGAAGTGGAATCGAACAAGAATATATCTAAAGATGCATTGCCTATTTTGGATACACCCGATGTGTCCTCATCGTGGTCAATGATTTTACCGGCGATTTTTGGTAATGGCGGCGGCAGTGATATTTTCCCACAACAGAAACCCCAACAAATCGTCATGACACCAGACTCAGAACTGCTTGAGACCTCAACGAGTGTAGTGTCCAACACGCATGTGACGAAACGTCCGAAGCCGAACAAACGTAAGCCAGGTCAAAAACGTAAGCCAACTACACCGGCGCCCACCACTACATCCACAGCAATCACACCACAAGTTGTGCAAGAGGAATTAGATCCTCATGACTCTGTCTATACCGGAATGCAACAGTATCAAAATGTGGCTGCAAATATGCAACACTTTGACGGCTTCTCGCAGCTTCAAATGCAACCTATCTATCACAAGCTACCCGAATATACACAAATGGACACCACCACACGACGTGTTTTCGTCAACAATCAAGAAATAATACAAAGTGTAGCTACAATACGTCCCATAGTGGCAGAAGATAAGGTCGAATTGGATGAAAGCTATGGCAAGAGACCACCTGTGGTCGTGCACAAGCGTCCAGTGGCACCGCATCGTCATAAGACGCCGAACGGCGGTGATGGTTCAAGTACGACCAAGAAGCCAGCAGGTGCGCACAATAAGCAGAAGATAAAGAAGAAGCCGtctacaacgacaacaacaacaacaacaccggtACCGACCACCACCTCAACTACGACAACAACCACGACACCTGAGCCGACCACCACAACATCTACcactacaacaactacaactaccacaacaactacaactacaccAGCAcctaccacaacaacaaccactacAACTACACCAGCGCCCACAACTACGACACCTGCACCCACTACAACAACCACGACCACACAGAAGCCAACCGCacctaaaaagaaaaagaagaagccgACACGTCAGCCTGCaccaggcactggcaaaccacATCCAGCTGGTGAGAAACGTAAACCAGCTACTGGCAAGCCACGCCCTACTAGTGTTACCCAGCACAACGCACACAAGCACCAACAAGCCGGCAATGGAGAGCATACTGGCGACAAGCATCATCCAGCCGCCGACGTGCCCGAGCCCGCACCCACGACCATCGAGCCAACGATCAGTAAACACAATAACACGCTGAGCCACAAACCGAATAGAACGCGTCCACGTCCACACAAAAAACCAATTCCCTCAACTACTACCACTACAACCACCACACCAGtaccaacaacaaccacaacttcAACTACTACTACAACAACTACGACTACTCCAGCGCCCACTACCACTACAACGACTACAACAACAGAAGCACCTACCACCACTACAAGTACAGAAAATACATTGGTCGTAGAACATTTCCCAGGTTATCATCCAATACACGTCAAACCTTCACATGCCAATAAGCGTCCTGGTGTATCCGTTTATCCAGTGCCCGACTACAAACCCGAAACGCTTGAAGCGCAAGAGGCCGCTGTTGAGTCTGACACTGCTGATTATGGGCAATTCAAGCGCAAACCTTTACCATCACTTGCACAAATTCAGCAGCAGCACCACAAACCGGCTGACAAACCAATATTATTAGAAGATCAAAATACAATGTCTTCATTCGATCAAATTATGGAGTCTCTTAAAGAGGAGCTGACGCAAAAGACGGAAACAGATATAAATGAGTCAAGCGCTTCCGAATCGCGACCTGTGACGGACATACCTTTGGAGGCACCAATAACTGAAGCACCATTATTCGCGTCCGCCGATAGTAGCTCAGTCCCACATTCAGGCGCAAACGTAGAGCAAGCAGAAAACATAACAATACACCCGCAATTCGCCAATACAATGAGGCCACTAACCGTGGTGGCAACAGCTGAAGAGGCAACGAAGAAAACTACTACACAGGCTATATTAGATCAAGATGCAAGTCAAGAGCAGATCGAACAGGAGATATCAGATAGCACAAATATTTCAGAGTATTCAATCGAAGAAAAAGAACCTGTTGAAAGTGAACCAGGTACAGTGGGCAATCTTGAAAACCAGGAAACTGATAAGAATGGTGGAGATTTGTCACATGTAGTTAAATTTGAACCACTTTACGCTGATGTTCAGGAACCAATTGTTACGGAAGTAACAACAGTTTCGTCCCTCGTTGAAGATGACACAACTGTAGTGGAAGTGATCGATGAAGTGGACGTGCAAACGGTACATTCTAGTACGCCATTGGCAGGAGGCAGTAGCACTGAATACCACGCACCACCAATAATGCATTCGCCAGTTACACAGAAGGTTGCGGGTATGATTGCAGAAGATAGTTTATCTACAGAACCGCCGCCACAGGTAGCGGATCTAAAGCCACACTTGAACATGGATGTACTTAAACCGATGGATCAAATAAACATGTCTGACTTCCAAACGCAGGCGGCCACAGTGGCTTCGACGCTGGTGGATGGCACAAACACAGTTGCTTCCGATCCACTTATGAACACCAATGAAACGCGCAGTGAAATTGATTTTCTGATGTCCGATGTTATACAACAAATGACTGGGCAAAAAATTGATTCAGATCGGCCTGATCCCATAGAAGATGGCAACCGATTAACGAACTTTGCGCAATTAAACTCATCCTTCTTGCTAAAACCATCTCAGTCAGCGATGGAACAAAGTAATGTAGACGACAGTTTACCGGTTTATGGAGGCATAACAATTACTAGTAGTGCAACAATTCCATCCCCTGCTAAAGTGTCTGCGGAAGTGGCCAGTGTAAAACCGATGTTGGTACCAACAACAGAACCACTCAGCCAAGCAGAATATGAACAGACAACTGAGATCGACACTACAACAGAATATACTGAGACATATACTTCACAAGAAGATGTTAAAATAGAGGCGGAGAAAACGGATGACAAACTAGATAGTACAGAAAACCTCGAGAAGGAACACAAGGCTGAACTATCAATGGAAAACACAGAAAAAGAGGAGACTGAGCATACGCCTGAAATACAACAAGAAATACTCGATAAGAATGAAGCGAAATATAGTGACCAAACACAACTCGATGCTTCCGAGAAATACGAAGTAGAACATAACGTCCCAACACAAGCGAACAGTATCGAAAAGGAAGAAATGGGACATAACACGCAAAAGCAAGACATAGTGGAACATAAAACTGAGCTTCAACCGGAGAGTTCCGAAAAATACAAAGTGGTAGATAAGCCTTTAATACAAATTGTTAGTCCAGAAGAAGACAAAGTTGTGGCGCCTATATCGGAAGGAGTTGCGCAAGAAACCACTACAGTGGAAGTTCTAATACCGTCTTTGTCACATATTTATGAATCACAACAACAAGAATTCGAAGATAAAGAAGCCTTATATAGTGCAGAGAAGGGAAAAGAGCCTACCCAATCCGACGTAACTCAAACACAACAAAGTAATATATCTTCGGAGCCACTTAATGAATCAGAGACTATTTTAATGGAAGAACAGATGAGTGCCGAAGGAAGTAAGGAAgagaagaaagaagaaatgaCAAGTGCCGAAGTGATTATTACGGAAATAGAGAAGACGAATGAAACAGAAATGGAAAAGCCTAGCAAACAGAACGGTAGCGGGGAAAACCCTACGCAAGCGGAATTTGCTGAAACGACGGAAGAGTTTACTGTACAAACTGAGACCAATTTAATGGATGAAGTAACAGAAAAATTTATGACTGAGAAGGAAGAACCCAGTGAGGAACACAGCTCGGCTGAGGCACTTGAAGAAACGACTAGTGAAGTGGGGGTAGATAATAAACTCGAAATGCAGGCAATGCAATCTACAGAGGTGCCCAATGAAACTAAAGAAACACAGACAAGTCATTCAAAGGAAGAAGTAGAGGAGCAAGCCAATCTTCAAAACGAAAGTACTGAAGAAGATGCCAGTGAGTCGAATAAAAGTGACACAGTAGAGGCTGTTAGTCTTGCAAGTGAAAATAATTTCAGCGAAAAAGATGACAGTGAAAAAGGGCCGACCGAAAGTTTCACAAATGAAACCACTAAAACAGACTCAGAAGATACTAATGAAAAAGAAAGCAAAGAGAAAGAGTCCTTAGAAAAGGATCAAACCAGCGATCACATTGTCACAATCACTGCGGATATTAACGATATTGTTGCTGAGGAAACCAATTATTCTGTAACAAAACCAGATTCCACGGAATCATACGACAGTTCAACAGAAAAAGAAACTACTGCTATGGAAGAAGATAATGTGACGAATGCTGCAAATTTGCAACTTCAATACACCAACGTACCAACAACAGAAAAGTACGTAACaactgaagaagaagaaggaagcAGTGAAGCAATTGAAATTGAAGTGACAACAAACCAGTCAGTCGATCAAAGTATTACATCTGAAAAGGTTACGTCAGCAGATGAGAATGAAGATGCAGAACCAGAAACTGCTACAGATGTTACCATTATGATTTCAGATGAGATAGATAGTACGGAATCTGATGAAGATCCTTATATTAAACTTGGGGAGTCTACCACAAAATACACTGAAAAGCCAATTAAGGAAGATGATAATGGTATGGATGCAGAAGAAGACTCATCAAGTGCTGAAGAAACCGACATTGAGGTTACATCGCCAACTTTACCACAGGTAATACAGTTAGCTGTGTCGGAGCCGCCAAAGGCTGCCGAAGTGGCACCACCAAAATTAGCTGACGCAGAGAGCGAAAAAGCGGTGGAAGTCATTACAACCAAACCAGAAATTGACATAAATACATCCCAGGAGGCGGAATTGCCTGAAACCACTGAACATATACCAATCGAACAAACAAGCAAACCTATTCAAACATCTGTTACACAACAACGCCCGCAAATATCACAACTCAACTACAACTACCGTCCTGATCCACAAAATCCGCTGGATGCAGGCGACCAAACCACTTATATCATACCGAGATTCCCCACAATTCCAGTTCTCGCTGCATTATCAACACCCATGGGAGGTGTGGCTTCTTCCACATCCACCAGTTCCACCACTTCGACTTCCACTACTACTACAACTACAACTTCTACCCCCAAACCCACACCCACAACCACAACCACAAAGCGCGTACACACGCTGAAACCCGTCTCGTACTATAATAAACAATCAGGCATAAATGCGGCAAAACCAGCCGAACCCACGAAAATTATACCCTACGCAGCCAGTACTACCCAGCAGCGTCCTATGCAGCGACCAGCACAACTGAACAACTTGATGGCCACCTCTACGCAGGCAACCCGACCACCAGTTAAAATGGAACCCAGTCCTTCAAACTCGAAGGGACTCGAAGCATCTATAACCAACTTAGACGAAGATCTGCAATCCTTTGTCAAACTCTGCAATGAATTGGCATTTAGTTATTGGAAGTCCATTACATCGGAAAAGATTAGTTCTGCACGCAGTTTGGTGGTATCACCATTTGCGCTAACCTCGATGCTTTCAATGGTTTTCCTGGGTGCACGTGGCAGCACATCTGGCGAAATGAATGAAGTACTCAAATTGGATGACATGGTCACCTTCAATCCACATTTAGTTTTCAGAAATATTACCGATTCAGTAGAACATGCCACTGATAGCGACATTGCGACAACAGCATTCGTGCGCGAGATATTCAGCGATCGCGCAAATGGCAAAATACTGCAATTCTTCAAGGAGAAGACCCAACAATTCTATTCGGGCCATGTAGAGGAAGTGAATTTCCATGTGGTAAACGATGTAATACGTCGCCGTACAAATTTGCTCGTTAAACGCCATACAATGGGCAAAGTGTTGGAATATTTACGCACAAATAGTCTTTGGGTTAACGGACCGCTGGCGACCATTTCTGCTAATCTTTTCCAAACAGACTGCAAACGCGGCTCTACACAATTGACGGATGGCGAAATGTTCTTCCAAGTGCATCCATCGGTGCGGCAACGTCGTCTAATACCTATTCCTGCTGTTTTGTACAAGAGCGGTTTCACCGCTGGCTATGAGCCCAATTTGGATTCAACAATTGTAGCATTCGGCAGCATTCAAGATACCGTAAGCATAGTTTATGTTATGCCCGGCCATCAGAGCACACTTTCGCCAGCAGAGAGTTTGGAGCGGCTTGAGCGAGAGCTTGTGGAACAGGCCTTTAGCAAGAATGCTTGGAGTAAAATACTCACTTCGTTGATGGACCGTCCAGGCATGGAGGTGCAACTGCCACGTTTCTCGCATAGATCTTTCGTAAATGCTTCACTAGGCTTACAGAAAATGGGGCTGAAAGGACTTTTTAAGTCAGATTACGCCGACTTGCGTGGCCTTACTGGCTCTTCCAATCGTGACATTTATCTCTCCGATGTCATACAAATCAATACCTTCAGCACTTGTGGTGAGGAGAAGATTGCTGATCATCATCACGTGGAAATGTATCCAGCACCACCGCTGCGTAAACGAAACAAAGACCTCGGAGCTAATGACGATGGTGCCTACGATTCATCCGAGGCTGTTATCGATTTTGGCTCGCTGGTACATGACTCTGCGCTGGGACGTGGATTCTATGACGATCTACTAGATCCCAAATATCTTGAGCTGCCACTTTCGTTGCGACCACGACAAGCACGTGTACCCGATGCGCCACGACTACGTTTCGACAAACCATTCCTGTATTTTGTGCGCCACAACCCAACCGGTATTATACTCTTCATGGGACGATTCAACCCACGACTACTGCCATGA